A window of Cucurbita pepo subsp. pepo cultivar mu-cu-16 chromosome LG06, ASM280686v2, whole genome shotgun sequence contains these coding sequences:
- the LOC111797593 gene encoding G-protein coupled receptor 1, with the protein MAVGVRVAGSIIGRDRVLTAVIAGASSLSFVGSGFIVLCYVLFKELRKFSYKLVFYLALSDMLCSFFTMIGDPATGFYCYTQGYSTHFFCVASFLWTTTIAFTLHRTVVRHKTDVEDLEAMFHLYVWGTSLVLTVIRSIGNNHGHLGTWCWAQSSRTGKAVHFITFYMPLWGAILYNGFTYLQVIRMLNNATRMAVGISDRAYQSDARADMKALNRWGYYPLILIGSWAFGTINRIHDFIEPGHKLFWLSVLDVGMASLMGLFNSIAYGLNSSVRRAIYERLDLFWPEKLRRWLPNNSRFRNQEQEGELVSLRSLDQP; encoded by the exons ATGGCAGTCGGTGTGAGAGTTGCCGGGAGTATTATCGGCCGCGATCGAGTTCTCACGGCGGTTATTGCCGGAGCGTCCAGTCTTTCGTTCGTGGGATCAGGATTCATAGTGCTGTGTTACGTCCTCTTCAAAGAACTTCGCAAGTTCTCCTACAAGCTTGTCTTCTATCTTGCCCTTTCC GATATGCTTTGCAGTTTCTTCACTATGATTGG GGATCCGGCTACAGGATTTTACTGTTATACTCAGGGCTATAGCACTCATTTCTTTTGTGTGGCATCGTTCTTGTGGACCACAACAATTGCATTCACCCTTCACCGTACTGTTGTTAGACACAAAACCGACGTTGAAGATTTGGAGGCTATGTTTCACTTATATGTATGGG gAACATCGTTAGTGTTGACTGTTATACGTTCAATTGGTAATAACCATGGACATTTGGGTACCTGGTGTTGGGCACAGTCTAGTCGTACTGGAAAG GCTGTTCACTTTATAACATTTTACATGCCACTCTGGGGTGCAATTCTCTACAATGGGTTTACTTACCTTCAAGTGATACGCATGCTTAATAATGCTACCCGT ATGGCAGTTGGCATCTCAGATAGGGCTTACCAGTCAGATGCAAGAGCAGACATGAAG GCTTTAAACAGATGGGGATATTATCCGCTCATCCTCATAGGGTCATGGGCTTTTGGTACAATCAACCGCATTCATGATTTTATTGAGCCAGGTCATAAACTCTTCTGGCTGTCAGTTCTTGATGTTGGGATGGCTTCACTAATG GGCTTGTTCAATTCAATAGCATATGGTCTGAATTCTTCTGTACGGCGGGCAATTTATGAAAGATTGGACTT GTTTTGGCCTGAGAAGCTTCGAAGATGGCTCCCCAACAATTCAAGGTTCCggaaccaagaacaagaaggtGAACTGGTTTCCTTGAGAAGTCTAGATCAGCCATAG
- the LOC111796505 gene encoding guanine nucleotide-binding protein alpha-1 subunit, producing the protein MLSHLSRNMGLLCSRSRHYNEQDSEENAQAAEIERRIEQETEAEKHIQKLLLLGAGESGKSTIFKQIKLLFQTGFDETELKSYIPVIHANVYQTIKVLHDGSKELAQNDKEFSKYVLSNENKEIGEKLSDIGGRLDYPRLTREHAKDIETLWKDAAIQETYSRGNELQVPDCTQYFMENLQRLSDANYIPTKEDVLYARVRTTGVVEIQFSPVGENKKSGEVYRLFDVGGQRNERRKWIHLFEGVTAVIFCAAISEYDQTLFEDEQKNRMMETKELFEWVLRQECFENTSFMLFLNKFDIFEKKVLNVPLSVCEWFNDYQPVSTGKQEIEHAYEFVKKKFEELYFKSTAPDRVDRVFKVYRTTALDQKLVKKTFKLVDETLRRRNLFEAGLL; encoded by the exons ATGCTGTCTCATTTGAGTAGAAATATGGGTTTACTCTGCAGCAGAAGTCGTCACTACAATGAACAAGATTCTGAAGAGAATGCGCAG GCTGCTGAAATAGAGAGGCGGATTGAACAAGAAACAGAGGCTGAAAAACATATACAGAAACTTCTTTTGCTTG GTGCTGGAGAGTCCGGGAAATCCACCATTTTTAAGCAG ATAAAGTTGTTGTTCCAAACTGGCTTTGATGAGACAGAGCTAAAGAGCTACATTCCAGTCATTCATGCAAATGTGTATCAGACTATAAAA GTATTACATGACGGTTCGAAGGAGCTCGCTCAAAATGATAAAGAGTTCTCGAAGTATGTTTTATCCAATGAAAATAAG GAAATTGGCGAGAAATTATCGGATATCGGAGGTAGATTGGATTACCCGCGTTTGACTAGGGAGCATGCAAAGGATATAGAGACTCTTTGGAAGGATGCTGCGATTCAG GAAACGTATTCACGTGGTAATGAACTACAAGTTCCAGATTGCACACAGTATTTCATGGAAAATTTGCAAAGATTATCTGATGCAAATTACATTCCAACTAAG GAGGACGTCCTATATGCAAGAGTTCGTACAACCGGTGTTGTTGAAATTCAATTTAG TCCCgttggagaaaataaaaagagcgGCGAAGTGTATAGACTCTTTGATGTTGGTGGTCAGAGAAACGAGAGGCGAAAATGGATTCATCTTTTTGAAGGCGTTACAGCAGTCATCTTTTGTGCTGCTATTAGTGA GTATGATCAAACACTTTTTGAGGATGAACAGAAGAACCGAATGATGGAGACCAAGGAACTTTTCGAGTGGGTTCTGCGACAAGAGTGTTTTGAG AACACGTCATTTATGCTTTTTCTTAACAAGTTCGATATCTTCGAGAAAAAGGTTCTAAAC GTCCCTCTCAGTGTATGTGAATGGTTCAACGATTATCAGCCGGTTTCGACTGGAAAACAAGAGATCGAACATGCCTATGA GTTCGTGAAGAAAAAATTCGAGGAGTTGTACTTTAAGAGCACGGCACCAGATCGAGTAGACCGGGTGTTTAAGGTATACAGAACAACTGCTCTCGATCAGAAACTTGTAAAGAAGACGTTCAAGCTCGTAGATGAAACATTGAGGCGGCGAAATCTGTTCGAGGCTGGGTTATTGTAA
- the LOC111797154 gene encoding serine/threonine-protein kinase RIPK-like — translation MGMKRKLTWKSMIVPSCYTAALRRLSESDDDERRRVTKKASSQRLSLSDASNPSSVLSIDDLSNSLVGPKLHVFSFAELRTITHNFASSNLLGEGGFGPVYKGFVDDKIKPGLEAQPVAVKLLDLHGSQGHKEWLAEIIILGQMRHQNLVKLIGYCWEEDYRLLVYEYMARGSLENQLFRKYSAALPWSTRMKIALEAAKGLQFLHGADPPVIFRDFKTSNILLDSDYTTKLSDLGLAKDDVDCEDQPDTSCIMGTQGYAAPEYVKSGHLTTMSDVYSYGVVLLELLTGKRSMDRKIGEFLVDWAKPFLKDSKRLYRIMDPKLEGMYSADGARKAAALAHKCLSRSPKRRPSVTEVVNVLKSLQDFNDVCTEPFVYVVEDCGGEEEEKKGRDGRVIEGNGLVLGGLGLGLNWKNWRPISV, via the exons ATGGGTATGAAGAGGAAGTTGACATGGAAATCGATGATCGTTCCGAGTTGTTACACGGCGGCGCTCCGCCGTCTATCGGAGTCCGACGATGACGAGCGGCGGCGGGTTACTAAAAAAGCTTCGTCGCAGAGGCTGTCGCTGTCGGACGCCAGTAACCCGAGTTCGGTCTTGTCGATCGACGACTTGTCGAATTCTCTTGTCGGACCGAAGCTTCATGTTTTTTCCTTTGCGGAACTTCGAACCATCACTCACAATTTCGCTTCGTCCAATTTGCTTGGTGAAGGCGGGTTCGGTCCGGTCTACAAAGGGTTCGTGGATGATAAAATCAAACCGGGTTTGGAAGCTCAGCCAGTCGCCGTTAAATTGCTCGACCTCCATGGATCTCAAGGCCATAAAGAATGGCTG gcAGAGATTATAATTCTAGGGCAAATGAGgcatcaaaatttggtgaaacTAATCGGTTACTGTTGGGAAGAAGATTACAGACTTCTGGTCTACGAGTATATGGCCAGAGGCAGTTTAGAAAACCAGCTCTTTAGAA AGTATTCAGCTGCTTTACCTTGGTCAACGAGGATGAAAATTGCTTTAGAAGCAGCCAAAGGCCTTCAATTCCTTCACGGAGCCGATCCACCCGTTATATTCAGGGATTTCAAAACATCTAATATCCTCTTGGATTCT GATTATACAACGAAGCTTTCAGATCTTGGGTTAGCTAAAGATGACGTTGACTGTGAAGACCAACCAGACACGTCTTGTATTATGGGAACTCAAGGCTATGCCGCTCCCGAGTATGTCAAATCTG GCCATTTGACGACGATGAGTGACGTGTACAGCTACGGCGTCGTTCTACTAGAGCTGCTGACGGGGAAGCGGTCAATGGACCGAAAGATTGGCGAGTTTCTAGTGGACTGGGCTAAGCCATTTCTGAAGGACTCGAAACGGCTCTACCGGATCATGGACCCAAAGCTCGAGGGCATGTACTCGGCGGACGGCGCACGTAAGGCTGCCGCCTTAGCTCATAAATGCTTGAGCCGCAGCCCCAAGCGACGGCCTTCCGTGACGGAAGTCGTTAATGTGTTGAAGTCGTTGCAAGACTTTAACGACGTGTGCACGGAGCCGTTTGTTTACGTGGTGGAGGACTGCGGcggggaggaggaggagaagaaggggAGAGATGGGAGAGTTATTGAAGGGAATGGGCTTGTGCTTGGTGGGCTGGGCCTAGGCCTGAATTGGAAAAACTGGAGGCCCATCTCTGTATGA
- the LOC111797685 gene encoding uncharacterized protein LOC111797685 has translation MAAKVTKAISGIEQTAPVTQHNAQVIDVESVKCECCGLTEECTPAYIGRVRERYEGRWICGLCAEAVKDESLRSQSNITTGEAVKRHMKFHKAFKSSIPPLNPTEDLISAMKQLLRRSLDSPKKDTSRSLGRSSSCFSAMPGRRSHYD, from the coding sequence ATGGCGGCGAAAGTGACGAAGGCGATCTCCGGCATCGAGCAGACGGCTCCGGTGACGCAACACAACGCGCAAGTAATCGACGTGGAGTCTGTAAAATGCGAGTGCTGTGGATTGACGGAGGAGTGTACTCCAGCGTACATCGGTCGTGTGCGCGAGCGGTATGAAGGGCGTTGGATTTGTGGACTCTGTGCGGAGGCTGTGAAAGACGAGTCTCTCAGATCTCAGAGCAATATCACCACCGGTGAAGCCGTGAAGAGGCACATGAAGTTTCACAAAGCATTCAAATCTTCAATTCCTCCTCTGAATCCGACTGAGGATTTGATTTCGGCTATGAAACAGCTTCTCCGGCGATCACTCGACTCTCCAAAGAAGGACACTTCGCGATCGCTTGGCCGTTCCAGTAGCTGTTTCTCCGCCATGCCGGGACGGCGAAGTCATTATGATTAG